The following are from one region of the Streptomyces fradiae genome:
- a CDS encoding ArsR family transcriptional regulator, producing the protein MLRIHLTADDLARVRFAPRPAPLQELHAALTTAVAPFPAGPLFARWRSRILRTLPAAAAPLADLVPGGRPPAFLDVLGDTLDDAFDRIRATRSETVRAELERVYGAGPAPRWIRGLHAGEAASWRAVRRAQRAAYETVLAPVWPLVQDLHRDAFARHALTVAEHGLTAALQSLAPGTRFDGTVWEWPAAAPDRDIHPAGRGLLLLPTFHHPTGPLLHDLPPHPVVLTYPSSPALPPPTPQPEAHEDPLAAALGRTRAALLRLLTTPLTTTELARALHISNATASTHAAALRSAALLTTTRTGRSVTHARTPLADLVMGARGGGGRV; encoded by the coding sequence GTGCTGCGGATCCACCTCACTGCGGACGATCTCGCCCGGGTGCGCTTCGCCCCGCGCCCGGCCCCGCTCCAGGAGCTCCACGCGGCCCTGACGACGGCCGTCGCGCCGTTCCCGGCGGGCCCGCTGTTCGCGCGCTGGCGGTCCCGAATCCTGCGCACCCTGCCGGCCGCCGCGGCCCCGCTCGCCGACCTGGTGCCGGGCGGCCGCCCGCCGGCCTTCCTCGACGTCCTCGGCGACACGCTGGACGATGCCTTCGACCGCATCCGCGCGACGCGATCCGAGACCGTGCGGGCCGAGCTGGAGCGGGTGTACGGGGCGGGGCCCGCGCCGCGCTGGATCCGCGGCCTGCACGCGGGCGAGGCGGCGTCCTGGCGGGCCGTGCGCCGGGCCCAGCGGGCCGCGTACGAGACGGTCCTGGCGCCGGTCTGGCCCCTGGTCCAGGACCTGCACCGCGACGCGTTCGCCCGCCACGCCCTGACGGTCGCCGAACACGGCCTGACCGCCGCCCTCCAGTCCCTCGCGCCCGGCACCCGCTTCGACGGCACCGTCTGGGAGTGGCCCGCCGCCGCCCCCGACCGCGACATCCACCCGGCCGGCCGCGGCCTGCTCCTCCTCCCGACCTTCCACCACCCCACGGGCCCCCTCCTCCACGACCTCCCGCCCCACCCGGTGGTCCTCACCTACCCGTCGAGCCCCGCCCTCCCCCCGCCCACCCCGCAACCGGAAGCCCACGAGGACCCCCTGGCGGCAGCCCTCGGCCGCACCCGCGCGGCCCTCCTCCGCCTCCTCACCACCCCCCTGACCACCACCGAACTGGCCCGCGCCCTCCACATCAGCAACGCCACCGCCTCCACCCACGCAGCCGCCCTCCGCTCCGCCGCCCTCCTGACCACCACCCGCACCGGCCGCTCGGTAACCCACGCCCGAACGCCCCTGGCGGACCTGGTGATGGGCGCGCGCGGGGGCGGGGGGAGGGTGTAG
- a CDS encoding type II toxin-antitoxin system death-on-curing family toxin: MTGTTGTTGPTGTRFLTVAEVTAVARLAFTGDGDPELRAPGLLESAVHRPRARMFGESAYRDLYEQAAVLLHALASNHPFVDGNKRAAWLSAAVFLAVNGVDLADADQDRAYELVVGVAGGELAEITDIAGRLRTLSGGV; encoded by the coding sequence ATGACCGGCACCACCGGCACCACCGGTCCCACCGGCACCCGCTTCCTCACCGTCGCCGAGGTCACCGCCGTCGCCCGCCTCGCCTTCACCGGCGACGGCGACCCCGAGCTGCGCGCGCCCGGGCTCCTGGAGTCCGCGGTGCACCGTCCCCGGGCCCGTATGTTCGGCGAGAGCGCGTACCGCGACCTCTACGAGCAGGCGGCCGTCCTCCTCCACGCCCTCGCCTCCAACCACCCCTTCGTCGACGGCAACAAGCGCGCCGCCTGGCTCTCCGCCGCCGTCTTCCTCGCCGTCAACGGAGTCGATCTCGCCGACGCCGACCAGGACCGGGCATACGAGCTGGTCGTGGGCGTGGCCGGCGGCGAATTGGCGGAGATCACGGACATAGCGGGGCGTTTGAGAACGCTTTCCGGAGGAGTGTGA
- a CDS encoding IclR family transcriptional regulator: MTAETSQTLDRGLRVLKLLADTDHGLTVTELSNRLGVNRTVVYRLLATLEQHALVRRDLGGRARVGLGVLRLGRQVHPLVREAALPALRSLAEDIGATAHLTLVDGADALAVAVVEPTWTDYHVAYRAGFRHPLDRGAAGRAILAARQGELIEPGFTLTHGELEAGASGAAAPLVGVTGIEGSVGVVMLADAVPERVGPRVVDAAREVADALR, translated from the coding sequence GTGACCGCGGAGACCTCCCAGACGCTCGACCGGGGACTTCGAGTCCTCAAACTGCTCGCCGACACCGACCACGGCCTGACCGTCACCGAGTTGTCCAACCGACTCGGTGTGAACCGGACCGTCGTCTACCGATTGCTCGCCACCCTCGAGCAGCACGCCCTGGTCCGCCGCGACCTGGGCGGCCGCGCCCGCGTCGGGCTCGGCGTGCTGCGCCTGGGCCGCCAGGTGCACCCGCTGGTGCGGGAGGCCGCGCTGCCCGCGCTGCGCTCGCTCGCCGAGGACATAGGAGCCACCGCCCACCTCACCCTGGTGGACGGGGCCGACGCGCTCGCCGTCGCCGTCGTCGAACCCACCTGGACCGACTACCACGTGGCCTACCGCGCCGGCTTCCGGCACCCGCTGGACCGCGGGGCGGCCGGCCGCGCCATCCTCGCCGCCCGCCAGGGCGAACTCATCGAACCCGGCTTCACCCTCACCCACGGCGAACTGGAGGCGGGCGCCAGCGGCGCCGCCGCGCCCCTGGTCGGCGTCACCGGCATCGAGGGCAGCGTCGGCGTGGTCATGCTCGCCGACGCCGTCCCCGAACGCGTCGGCCCCCGCGTGGTGGACGCGGCCCGCGAGGTCGCCGACGCGCTGCGCTAG
- a CDS encoding DEAD/DEAH box helicase, whose product MVTTTATSSHHLSPAFPGRAPWGTANKLRAWQQGAMEKYIQEQPRDFLAVATPGAGKTTFALTLASWLLHHHVVQQVTVVAPTEHLKKQWAAAAARIGIKLDPDYSAGPLSKEYDGIAITYAGVGVRPMLHRNRSEQRKTLVILDEIHHAGDSKSWGEACLEAFEPATRRLALTGTPFRSDTNPIPFVTYEEGNDGIRRSSADYTYGYGNALGDGVVRPVIFLSYSGNMRWRTKAGDEIAARLGEPMTKDAISQAWRTALDPRGEWMPNVLRAADQRLTEVRKSIPDAGGLVIASDQDSARAYAKLIREITGTKATVVLSDDTGASNRIDEFSENTDRWMVAVRMVSEGVDVPRLSVGVYATTISTPLFFAQAVGRFVRSRRRGETASVFLPTIPSLLGFATEMEVERDHVLDKPKKAGEDEDPYAESEKEMAEAERQQDEDTGEQDMLPFEALESDAVFDRVLYNAAEFGMQAHPGSEEEQDYLGIPGLLEPDQVQLLLQKRQARQIAHSRKKPDTEADLLELPAERRPVVSHKELLELRKQLNTMVGAYVHQSGKPHGVIHTELRRVCGGPPSAEATAGQIRERIKKVQEWATRMR is encoded by the coding sequence ATCGTGACTACCACCGCCACCTCCTCACACCACCTCTCTCCCGCCTTCCCCGGCCGCGCCCCCTGGGGCACCGCCAACAAGCTGCGAGCCTGGCAGCAGGGCGCGATGGAGAAGTACATCCAGGAGCAGCCCCGTGACTTCCTCGCGGTCGCCACGCCCGGCGCCGGCAAGACCACCTTCGCGCTGACCCTCGCGTCCTGGCTGCTGCACCACCACGTGGTGCAGCAGGTCACGGTCGTCGCCCCCACCGAGCACCTGAAGAAGCAGTGGGCGGCCGCCGCGGCGCGGATAGGGATCAAGCTGGACCCGGACTACAGCGCCGGGCCGCTCAGCAAGGAGTACGACGGGATCGCCATCACGTACGCCGGCGTCGGCGTGCGGCCCATGCTCCACCGCAACCGCAGCGAACAGCGCAAGACCCTCGTCATCCTCGACGAGATCCACCACGCCGGAGACTCCAAGTCCTGGGGCGAGGCCTGCCTGGAGGCCTTCGAGCCGGCCACCCGGCGGCTCGCCCTCACCGGCACGCCGTTCCGCTCCGACACCAACCCGATCCCCTTCGTCACGTACGAGGAGGGGAACGACGGCATCCGCCGCTCCTCGGCCGACTACACCTACGGCTACGGCAACGCGCTCGGCGACGGCGTCGTCCGGCCGGTCATCTTCCTCTCCTACAGCGGCAACATGCGCTGGCGCACCAAGGCCGGTGACGAGATCGCCGCGCGCCTCGGCGAGCCGATGACCAAGGACGCCATCTCGCAGGCCTGGCGGACCGCGCTCGACCCGCGCGGCGAGTGGATGCCGAACGTGCTGCGCGCCGCCGACCAGCGGCTCACCGAGGTCCGCAAGTCCATCCCGGACGCCGGCGGCCTGGTCATCGCCTCCGACCAGGACTCGGCCCGCGCCTACGCCAAGCTGATCCGCGAGATCACCGGCACCAAGGCCACCGTCGTGCTGTCCGACGACACCGGCGCCTCGAACCGCATCGACGAGTTCAGCGAGAACACCGACCGCTGGATGGTCGCGGTCCGCATGGTGTCCGAGGGCGTCGACGTGCCGCGGCTCTCCGTCGGCGTGTACGCGACGACGATCTCGACACCGCTGTTCTTCGCGCAGGCCGTCGGGCGCTTCGTGCGATCCCGCAGGCGCGGCGAGACGGCGTCCGTGTTCCTTCCCACCATCCCCAGCCTCCTCGGCTTCGCCACCGAGATGGAGGTCGAGCGCGACCACGTGCTCGACAAGCCGAAGAAGGCGGGCGAGGACGAGGACCCGTACGCCGAGTCCGAGAAGGAGATGGCGGAGGCGGAGCGGCAGCAGGACGAGGACACCGGCGAGCAGGACATGCTGCCCTTCGAGGCGCTGGAGTCCGACGCCGTCTTCGACCGCGTCCTCTACAACGCCGCCGAGTTCGGCATGCAGGCCCACCCCGGCAGCGAGGAGGAGCAGGACTACCTCGGCATCCCCGGGCTCCTCGAACCCGACCAGGTGCAGCTGCTCCTCCAGAAGCGGCAGGCCCGGCAGATCGCGCACAGCCGCAAGAAGCCGGACACCGAGGCCGATCTGTTGGAGCTTCCGGCGGAACGGCGGCCCGTCGTTTCCCACAAGGAGCTGCTTGAGCTGCGGAAACAGCTCAACACGATGGTCGGTGCGTACGTTCACCAGAGCGGCAAGCCGCACGGTGTCATCCACACCGAGCTGCGGCGGGTGTGCGGCGGGCCGCCGAGCGCGGAGGCGACCGCCGGGCAGATCCGCGAGCGGATCAAGAAGGTGCAGGAGTGGGCCACGCGGATGCGGTGA